Within the Zea mays cultivar B73 chromosome 10, Zm-B73-REFERENCE-NAM-5.0, whole genome shotgun sequence genome, the region gggctcaccgccttggcgtacaatgcctcactgaccccgactgccgtcgtgcagtgaccgcacttgtacccaccataaccgaaatgggagaccacgtctcaggtcgcgtgaggagggcaatctgcgggcaggttcactcaggtactaggcttaccgatttaccatatttctcggcatgtgtttagtacgttcaaacgcttgacacacggtaccacaccttaatccttattccaatttccgtctcgtagacaacgcatccccatggatcgttgtccacagaccaccatcattatgatatcaaaatggatacaaccaattcctgacctcgcgcgagtgctagaaaaatcactcgacttctaccgagatccctatttagtaaagcagctactcgacctagcatactagtatccatctcaaagggaatcctgagttcatgcaactagggtttcagtcaactcctacacttaagtgcacagtacaagcctacaaacattaagtgcagtaaaatagcatatataacggttatgcataaaaccggggcttgccttttatttgacacttagatagtgtttgctgggggagataCTCGCTCGGCGAGCATCCActagttaagtccatccttccttggttcgtccaccgactgcatcttgtgggtggcaccacatcacttgcacgatcgtcatctctcggtcctaaatgagatgcaaggtgcatatgtatgaatataatgaaaaatatcacaagatatacaaatacacggtagcgaactaagCACTAAATTATACGACACTGTAATCAACCACATGCTAGTATTAGCTATCTATACTTCATCAGGCtttcaacattaacaccattgaAAACACAACAACATTTCATTTATTTACGCGAcacaactacgacatcacaagtacgcgtactttatttatttggatacgacttttcattagttcttctatttatcacacaaaagcatcccaaaCACCGATTTAACATAGGACCTATGCATCAAGGGCTATggaaactcctatatcacaacCAACTAGAGAaggaaacatataaaacaaggcACACATGTCATCACTAGCTTAGTCATGACAAGTCTATattaatttagtgctaaccaaccatttttagccaaaagggtgaactaataATCAAAtaggcactagcagaatttttggacagcaatacagcagtcacttgttttgaTCATAACTTTTCAATTATTAATTCAAAAAtattaaactaggactttctggaaagcttagaaagtgaactacaactttggtattgtcatcacaacatgattaaacacttagcaaggtcaaaaggtgttaacacaacagcgctgtccagatttggacagattcagacttgtgactttaaaaattcataactgaagattcagacatccaaataaattgatcttagactttctggaaagctaattaaatgttctacaaattatttataaacatccctggctggtttagcatgtatcaagggtaaaatatactatgaaggctgtgctgtccgaaactggacagattcagtcttcacacttcaaacacatgtaacttaatcttcagaccaccaaaaatagtgatccaaaactttttggaaagcttgggaaaagtactacataacttttataatcactaagaagtgattcaatgtttaactaaatcaaacagcacagttttcgaaatctgttctgacggtggacagaacacagcaagcagtttgtaaaattcataactcttaaactatgaggtctgtggttatgaaattttaacacaagcaagatcagaaaagcatctacaactttcttataacgaccatgaacagattgcaacattaaattgaacaaacaatacagtttctgaaatctgtacaaaatttggacagattcagttaccgaATTTGTaaacagcataactcctaaactgtcagacctatgactGTCAAATTTTTAACCCcaacaagataataaagttatctaccacttttctatagcacatatctacaaaaaacacaatttagttcatcaaacatacatcacaactaaaacagcgcgtgcagtccaaaacagcaatcaataaatttcagctcctatataattcaagaattagtCGTGTTCTagggacttgaattattctaacacttcacCGTTGGTTAGAGTTAAATTAGTCAAATTAGGACCATCAAGTTGACTCATAAATTTTATCCAAGTCATTTCGTGCTCTAGATTTACCATACTCAATTAACCACGCGTTCTCCACGATAATCAACATCGAAGCGCGTTTCAcccaataatttgcattttaacttagacatcacatgaacactactacttttcatccgcgaccataaccatacacatttagaccacaacacGCAATTCACCGTGACTACgagcttaactaaagtcatctaacGAGTTGATTAATCAAAGGAATGGCATAGCCCGCCATAcgacatacacgtcggcttgcctattattatcgcaGTCCGAGACACCACACCTATTTATATCACAATCACTTACGTCatcgactcctacttaacatgagttggctaatcactGACTATTTCCCAATTATCAACATACACCACCTTTCACCATTTGTGGATACTTGCACGACACATGGCTATTGTAATACATCACAAGTACATACAACCCCATCAGTAAAGCACCAGCACATTTCCAAAAATTCCCCGAGACTACGACGACAAGGCATCGATCTCATCATGCATATAAAAGCATCACAAGCGTGTTCACGGAACCTATCGGTTAACTTGATCGACACACTACTCATGTTCCTTGCCCTTCAAATTTTATCGCACAACAGGAATCATCCCCATTTGCTAATGACACCAACCATACCTACTGACCTATTGTTTACCACCCGAGCTCAGTGACACGCCGCACACTAGTTTCTAACATGATCCTCGCATAACTCGTAATTCAACTACTCAATAACAATAAATCACGCACGACAACTACTACATCGACaggttaatttatttggacaccaCCCGTCTAGCGTACCTACCCCGCATTTtgactcgacttataaacatagaggaagtGATACAACGACCAAACATTTATGTCCAGCACAATTATTTATGACCACATTTATCGACGAGACAAGTGAAGCACTAACCGATTATTCGCACATCTCGTCCTTAAACACAAATCACATGTCTCATAATTTATATTTTCGACCCACTCTATCCTACAccacgatgaatacataaaatatatttagcaaagactaactcattagccgactaTGGAAATTACTAATCATGTTTTACGCTTTATTTAATTTACCACAACTAACACACTACTTTACTACGAAGTGCTTTAGCAAACAATTAATACACCCGCGACCGATCCCTACGACGTACAAAAGAACTATCGTAGCCACATATATATCCGATCTAACAACAAAATAACacatcggctcaccatatcaAACCTCAGTCGtggttgctgcacatgtggcgtGAAGACGAACGCGCCGTCAATCGCGTGAGATCGAAGCGAAGTCGAAGGAGCACGACGGGCACCGTGGCGTGGCAAGGTGGGGCACCCGCCACGAAGGGGTTGTTGTGGCTGTTGGTTGGCGTGGCAGAGCCCACGGGTGGCTGACGACGCACAGCGACCTGACTCGGCATTGCGTCAAACAGGTGGCGCGCGCGGCGTGCTGCTGCTACTTGGCGCTGCACAACAAGGGAGCGAGCGAGCAGCAGCGAAGCCAACCACCATGCACGGAAGGGGCTTGGCCAGAGCAGGGAAAAAAATGAAGCTCGGACATGGCTGCACTTGGGGAGGCGGCGTCGAGTCCCAAGGCAATATCTTGCGCAAGAAAATAAATCAGGGAGGGTAGGCGCTGCTCGACCATAGGGAAGAAGAGGAGCCGGCTGGGTGGAAAGACTGACAGCGCGTTGTAGGGATATGGGAGCGGCTGCTCTCTGCTTTTGGGGGAAGAAGGGCGACGCTGGCTGGGAGAGGGGGTTCGGCCATGGCAAGAACAGAGAAAGAGGAGGGAGA harbors:
- the LOC100502192 gene encoding uncharacterized protein LOC100502192; the protein is MARRRCSLFSPSRCALLAGSSREPPAAMAPMPPVFFQGAQQMQPWPSSLGARRRPALLHGQVPWCRRPFPLVAAFAACVGLPAGAPPWPPTPCSFPCRRQTAAHLPPLSLFLPWPNPLSQPASPFFPQKQRAAAPISLQRAVSLSTQPAPLLPYGRAAPTLPDLFSCARYCLGTRRRLPKCSHVRASFFSLLWPSPFRAWWLASLLLARSLVVQRQVAAARRARHLFDAMPSQVAVRRQPPVGSATPTNSHNNPFVAGAPPCHATVPVVLLRLRFDLTRLTARSSSRHMCSNHD